Proteins encoded in a region of the Ursus arctos isolate Adak ecotype North America unplaced genomic scaffold, UrsArc2.0 scaffold_2, whole genome shotgun sequence genome:
- the VANGL2 gene encoding vang-like protein 2: MDTESQYSGYSYKSGHSRSSRKHRDRRDRHRSKSRDGSRGDKSVTIQAPGEPLLDNESTRGDERDDNWGETTTVVTGTSEHSISHDDLTRIAKDMEDSVPLDCSRHLGVAAGATLALLSFLTPLAFLLLPPLLWREELEPCGTACEGLFISVAFKLLILLLGSWALFFRRPKASLPRVFVLRALLMVLVFLLVVSYWLFYGVRILDARERSYQGVVQFAVSLVDALLFVHYLAVVLLELRQLQPQFTLKVVRSTDGASRFYNVGHLSIQRVAVWILEKYYHDFPVYNPALLNLPKSVLAKKVSGFKVYSLGEENSTNNSTGQSRAVIAAAARRRDNSHNEYYYEEAEHERRVRKRRARLVVAVEEAFTHIKRLQEEEQKNPREVMDPREAAQAIFASMARAMQKYLRTTKQQPYHTMESILQHLEFCITHDMTPKAFLERYLAAGPTIQYHKERWLAKQWTLVSEEPVTNGLKDGIVFLLKRQDFSLVVSTKKVPFFKLSEEFVDPKSHKFVMRLQSETSV, encoded by the exons ATGGATACCGAGTCCCAGTACTCGGGCTATTCCTACAAGTCGGGCCACTCCCGCAGCTCCCGCAAGCACAG GGACCGCCGGGACCGGCACCGCTCTAAGAGCCGAGATGGGAGCCGCGGCGACAAGTCGGTGACGATCCAGGCTCCAGGCGAGCCCCTGCTGGACAACGAGTCCACGCGAGGGGATGAGCGG GATGACAACTGGGGGGAGACCACCACAGTAGTAACGGGCACCTCCGAGCACAGCATCTCCCACGATGACCTCACGCGCATCGCCAAGGACATGGAGGACAGTGTCCCGCTGGACTGCTCCCGTCACCTGGGCGTGGCGGCCGGGGCCACGCTGGCGCTGCTCTCGTTCCTCACGCCGCTGGCTTTCCTGCTGCTGCCCCCGCTGCTGTGGCGGGAGGAGCTGGAGCCCTGCGGGACGGCCTGCGAGGGCCTCTTCATCTCCGTGGCCTTCAAGCTGCTCATCCTGCTGCTGGGCAGCTGGGCGCTGTTCTTCCGCCGGCCCAAGGCGTCGCTGCCGCGCGTGTTCGTGCTGCGCGCCCTGCTCATGGTGCTGGTCTTCCTGCTCGTGGTGTCCTACTGGCTCTTCTACGGTGTGCGCATCCTGGACGCCCGCGAGCGCAGCTACCAGGGCGTGGTCCAGTTCGCCGTGTCGCTGGTGGACGCCCTGCTCTTCGTGCACTACCTGGCCGTGGTCCTGCTGGAGCTGCGCCAGCTGCAGCCTCAGTTCACGCTCAAGGTCGTGCGCTCCACCGACGGCGCCAGCCGCTTCTACAACGTGGGCCATCTCAG CATCCAGCGCGTGGCCGTGTGGATCCTGGAGAAGTATTACCATGACTTCCCTGTCTACAACCCTGCCCTCCTCAACCTGCCCAAGTCCGTCCTGGCCAAGAAAGTGTCTGGCTTCAAGGTGTATTCCCTCGGAGAGG AAAACAGCACCAACAACTCCACGGGCCAGTCGCGGGCCGTGATCGCCGCGGCCGCTCGGAGACGTGACAACAGCCACAACGAGTACTACTACGAGGAGGCGGAGCACGAGCGGAGGGTGCGCAAGCGCAGGGCCAG GCTTGTGGTGGCGGTGGAGGAGGCCTTCACTCACATTAAGCGGCTgcaggaagaggagcagaagaACCCCAGGGAGGTGATGGACCCCCGGGAGGCAGCCCAGGCCATCTTTGCCTCCATGGCCCGCGCCATGCAGAAGTACCTTCGCACCACCAAGCAGCAGCCTTACCACACCATGGAGAGCATCCTACAGCACCTCGAGTTCTGCATCACTCACGACATGACGCCCAAG GCCTTCCTGGAGCGGTACCTGGCGGCCGGACCCACCATCCAGTACCACAAGGAACGCTGGCTGGCCAAACAGTGGACACTGGTGAGCGAGGAGCCGGTGACCAACGGGCTCAAGGACGGCATCGTTTTCCTCCTAAAACGCCAGGACTTCAGCCTGGTGGTGAGCACCAAGAAGGTCCCCTTCTTCAAGCTCTCCGAGGAGTTTGTGGATCCCAAGTCGCACAAGTTTGTCATGAGGCTGCAGTCCGAGACCTCGGTGTGA